In one Gracilinanus agilis isolate LMUSP501 chromosome 6, AgileGrace, whole genome shotgun sequence genomic region, the following are encoded:
- the TMEM239 gene encoding transmembrane protein 239, whose protein sequence is MQRSRAEVATDEAGAGEGLRQSWRSWSLWRAWEQWWEGPNGGRRRWTTWCSSSCWWVPLQRGLWLLESGLYLLLSLGLCHALFTTGCHLLRSLWPVVAAVWKHLLPALLLMALSALPALLFAASFLLLLSTLLSLLGLLTGMTRPGPVISLNSGLDPGPRPI, encoded by the coding sequence ATGCAGCGGTCCAGAGCGGAGGTGGCGACGGATGAAGCGGGGGCGGGAGAGGGCTTGAGGCAGAGCTGGCGGAGCTGGTCTCTGTGGAGAGCCTGGGAGCAGTGGTGGGAGGGCCCGAACGGCGGCCGGCGGCGCTGGACCACCTGGTGTTCTTCGTCCTGCTGGTGGGTGCCCTTGCAGCGGGGCCTGTGGCTGCTTGAATCCGGGCTCTACCTGCTGCTGTCCCTGGGTTTGTGCCATGCTCTCTTCACCACGGGTTGCCACCTGCTGCGTTCTCTCTGGCCCGTAGTGGCCGCTGTGTGGAAGCATCTTCTGCCTGCCCTGCTGCTCATGGCCTTGAGTGCGTTGCCGGCCCTGCTTTTTGCCGCCTCCTTTCTTCTGCTCCTCTCTACCTTGCTCAGCCTGCTGGGGCTACTGACTGGAATGACCCGGCCTGGACCTGTCATCAGCCTCAATTCTGGCCTCGACCCCGGTCCCAGGCCCATCTAA